The Nomascus leucogenys isolate Asia chromosome 4, Asia_NLE_v1, whole genome shotgun sequence genome includes the window GGGTGTGAAAGAGCCCAAGCCCACTGCTCCACAGACACTGGCCTGTCCACTGTGACTGCTGCAAATAGGTTTTACCACCAACACCTGTGAACACCTTCTATGTCAAGGACTGTGAAGCATCTGAGATCTTACCCACTTGCAAGCTACCAAGGTAGCCCGTCAGGTTCAAGGATGCTGGCAGAATACAGGAGagtcctgggtcagagacaaaggacttgaTCGCTGTGCAGCAAATAGCATGAGCACCACATATTTCTGTCCCATGGGGGTGATGCTGATGGGCTCAGGCAAGTGCGGGCACACAGAGTGAATTACATTGTGGGAGAGGACCCTAACCTTAGGAAACTCAAAGCCAGTAAGCATGGCTGTCCTTTGCTCTGGAGGGAGACACTATCTCCATCTTCCATGGCTGTTCCCTAGATAAACATCTTTGAAGCTGGCACAgtggctacgcctgtaatcctaccactttgggaggctgaggcgggcagatcacctgaagtcgggagcttgagaccagtctggccaacatggtgaaaccccgtctctactaaaaataaaaataaaaacaaaaataaaaataaaaaaaattggctgggcgcggtggctcacgcctgtaatcccagcactttgggaggccgagacgggcggagcatgaggtcaggagattgagaccatcctggctaacacggtgaaaccctgtctgtactaaaaatgcaaaaaaaattaatcgggcgtggtggtgggctgtagtcccagctactcgggaggctgaggcaggagaatggcgtgaacccaggaggcagagcttgcagtgagccgagatcgcaacattgcactccagcctgggcaacagagcaagattctgtctcaaaaaaaaaaaaaaaaattagccaggtgtggtggcgcatgcctgtaatcccactccAGTGgatgaggcataagaatcacttgaacctggaaggtggaggtggcagtgagccgagatcacgccacttcactccaggttgggtgacagagacttccatctcaaaaaacaaacaagcaccAAATAGGCATAAGTGGccccatttttattttgagtcagggtctcgctgtcacccaggttgcaatGCAGAAGcctgatcatggcccactgcagcctggatctcctgggctgggagcaatcctcccactcagcctcctgagtagctgggactataagtgcatgCTACCGcaccagctaatttaaaaaatacatatattttttagagtTGGGTTCTtaactatgctgtccaggctggtctcaagcaatcctcttgtatgtcctcccagagtgctgggattataggtgtgagccaccgcacctggtctactggccttgttttacagatgagaaattgaaGTCCAGAGCGATGAAGTAAATTACTCCAGGTGATACAGTAAATAGCAGATCCAGGATCAAACCCAGGCCTGTCTCATTCCAGTTCTGTGTCTTGTCCACCCTACAGTGGAACTTAAGATGGTGAGGGGCCCTGAGAGGAGAAAAGGGACAAGAGTCCTCTTGAGCAGTGGGAGAAGAGGGATGCAGGGAGGATGGGAGATGTGTGTGCATCTCTATATGTGTTGTCTGGATGTGGTGGGTCAAGGACCAGATTTATAGGACCTTGGAGACCATAACAAGGACTTTGGATTTTTGTCTAAGTGTGATGAGGAGATGCcaaatggggttttttttttagacagagtctcactctgtcgcccaggctggagtgcagtggtgtgatctcggctcactgcaacttatgcctcccggttcaagcaattcttctggttcagcctcccgagtagctgggattacaggtgcccgccaccatgcctggctaatttttgtatttttagtagagaaagggtttcactatgttggccaggctggtctcaaactcctgaactcaagtgatctgcccgcctcagcctcccaaagtgctagggttacaggcgtgagccaccgtgcccagccgccaGATGGTTTTTAGTACAAGAACGACACTGTATTTTAACAGAATTattcgccgggtgtggtggctcacgcctgtaatctcagcactttaggaggccgagacgggcagatcacgaggtcaggagatcaagaccatcctggctaacacggtgaaaccgtctctactaaaaatacaaaaaaaaattagccgggcgtagtggcgggtgcctgtagtccagctactcgggaggctgaggcaggagaatggcgtggaaccaggaggaggagcttgcagtgagctgagatggcgccactgcactccagcctgggcgacagagcgagactccatctcaaaaaaaaaaataataaaagaattattcAGTTTCCTGCTTATATGGGTATATATAAGGTTGTCATGAGGAGTAAATTGGAGAGATTAAGTGAGAGGACTCACGTAAGGGTCTTTGTAGGTGCCAGGTAGAATAGACAGTTGAGTGGATATCGGCCATGATGGTGACATAGTCGGCGCACTGAGGAATTCAGGGTAGGGGTGGGAGCTGGAGACGGTAATAACCTGGGGGATCTCTGCATACAGGCTGGAGTCCAAGAGATGGTTCAGAGACAGTTCCTCTAGTCAGCCtaaggctgggtgccgtggctcttcgctgtaatcccagcactttgggaggctgaggtgtgaggatcacttgagtccaggagttagagactagcctgggcaacatggccccatctctacaaaaaatacaaacaaaacaaaacaaacacacaaaaaacgaTGGCTCTAGTCAGCCTGACAGAAACGACTTATGGTACAGGCCCTAAGTCAGGTACGCTGCTGCCCAAGAGCCTGACTGGTAGATGGAGATGTGAAAGGGACACAGGGCTCTCCAGGTAAGCAGGAGGCAGCAAGAATGACAGTTCCAGGGGTTCTACGTGGAAGGAAGAGGGGACCAGGAGGAAGGGACTTCAGGTCAGATTGAGGGGGCTTGTGCCATCCGGAGGAGGAGAATGTCGATGTAATTATGAAAGTCCAAGTCCTAGCTGCTTTTCCACTCCCCTGGTGTACAACCTCAGGCCCTGCAGACTGCACATCTGAGGACCCGTGCCTGCCCTGTCTGGCTTCTCTGAATAAGGGAGAGGATGCGTTTGAAAAAGAACacggaagagagagaaaaaaaaagcaccaagGTCCATGTTCAGAGAGCCCTGGTAATTTTAACTTGAAACTCACcgaagaaggccgggcgcggtggctcaagcctgtaatcccagcactttgggaggccgaggcgggcggatcacgaggtcaggagatcgagaccatcctggctaagacggcgaaaccccgtctctactaaaaatacaaaaaaaaattagccgcgcgtgttggcgggcgcctgtagtcccagctacttgggaggctgaggcaggagaatggcgtgaacccagaaggcggagcttgcagtgagccgagatcgcgccactgcactccagcctgggggacagagcaagactccgtctcaaaaaaaaaaaaaaaaaaaaaaagaaactcaccgAAGAAGAGCCTAACGGTCGCAAGAGTATGTAGGAAGGCCCCAACCCGACCCGGCCCAGCACGCAGCACCCAAGGGCGGCTGGAAGCGCAATGCGCGTGCCCAGTACAGCGCTATTCAGTCCGCAGGCTTTTTGAGGATTTCAACTTCAAAGAACGGTCGGCTTCGGGGCGGACTTTGCTTCAGTCCCAGGCCTCGGGAGGCAGCGGGGAGGCAGACTGCGACACCGAGCATGCAGAAGGGGAGGGGTCTTGAAATTGGCGGAAAGCGAGAATGCTCCCCTCCTGGCCAGCCTTGCCGAGCGAAGTGAGAACTACTGAGGCCTGAGGAGGCTCCACGCGTGCGCAAAGGGCCACTCGCTGTGATTACTGGTGTGGCGACGGTTGTGATGACGCCGCTGCCCCGCCTCCGCCGAAAGGGAAACTCCAGGGGAGGCGGAGGCCAGCGGGGATTTCTGAAGCCAAGTGTTCCCCTTCATCCACGACGGACAGGAAGGGCGACCCCCTGAGGCCACTTCCAGTTCTTGCGACCGGAGCAGAGTTACCACGGAGACGCTCCTCCCGACGCCTCGCGCGTCGGAAGCTCCTGTTCCCTGGATTCCGGCTGACGGACGCGTTCCCCAGGCAGGTTCTCGGTAGCAGCCGACACGCCCCACTCCGGGCACAGCGAGGTCTGAGGACCACGCTAAGGCGTCATTTCCGCCCTGATCCGCGGCCGCTATGGAAGGGGCGGAGCCGCCGCGGAGGGCGCTCCGCTTGGACGTCACTTCCTGTGAGCCCGGCGGTGACAACGGCAACATGGCCCTGAACGGAGCTGGTGAGGACTTGGGCGGCAGGGGCTTGTGGCTGTGAGGTACGGGAGGCAGCCCGCTCCGGCAAGACCCCCAGTCCCTATGCCTCTCTTCCCCAGAAGTCGACGACTTCTCCTGGGAGCCCCCGACTGAGGCGGAGACGAAGGTGCTGCAGGCGCGACGGGAGCGGCAAGATCGCATCTCCCGGCTCATGGGCGACTATCTGCTGCGCGGTTACCGCATGCTGGGCGAGACGTGCGCGGACTGCGGGGTGAGGAGACTCGGGCGAGTGACCGGGGATGGGTCCGCGGGCCAGGCCACTCAGCGCTTCCTCGGCTCTCCCCTCTGGACCCCATTGCCGGCGTCTCATTCCGGCCCCATGTGCTTTTTGGTCCGTAGACGATCCTCCTTCAAGACAAACAGCGGAAAATCTACTGCGTGGCTTGTCAGGAACTCGACTCAGACGTGGATAAAGATAATCCCGGTGAGGGTAAAAAATAATCCGGGAGAGGGGCCGGATATGCTTAGCGGGGAAGCGTGGTTAAGTGGTGATACAGGCCCGAGAACAGTAGGCCTGAGAGGTGACAGTGGAGTCTCTGGGTGGGGTAGAGgtaaaattatttctcctttagGCTCTAAAGAGGACCCTTAACTCAGTAAGAGCACCAagcacctcctgtgtgccagCCACTGCGGGAGAGTCTGAGCTCAATCAGGCCCAGTACTGATGGAGAATTGAAGCTAGGGCATAAATGTGATACCAAGTAGAAAGTGGATGAGTTGCCTTATAGAGGGACAGAGAAAACACCTCAAGCACAGAAAGAGCAGAGCAGAAAAGGAGATGGCTCAGGGCTGAGGTGGGCCAGGCATCCTGACCATTCCACCCACTTTCTCCTCTTTTTAGCTCTGAATGCCCAGGCTGCCCTCTCCCAAGCTCGGGAGCACCAGCTGGCCTCAGCCTCAGAGCTCCCCTTGGGCTCTCGACCTGCGCCCCAGCCCCCAGTACCTCGTCCGGAGCACTGTGAGGGAGCTGCAGCAGGACTCAAGGCAGCCCAGGGGCCACCTGCTCCTGCTGTGCCTCCAAATACAGATGTCATAGCCTGCACACAGACAGCCCTCTTGCAGAAGCTGACCTGGGCCTCTGCTGAACTGGGCTGTAGCACCTCCCTGGAGACTAGCATCCAGCTATGTGGCCTTATCCGCGCATGTGCGGAGGCCCTGCGCAgcctgcagcagctgcagcacTAAGAGAAGCCCCTGAGAAAAACCCTCTAGAAAAACAGCTGTTCCTCTGTGTCGTTTGTTCTTTTCCTGGTTCCAAGTGTGCATGCCAGCCCCAGCTCCACTCACCTTTTTCCAACTTTTGGCCTCTCACCTCTCCACTCTCTGCTCTCTTTGACGCCCTGAGATGAGTTGAGCTTGTTTCTTCTCAGTTTCCCCAGTCAGGATGAGAGAGTAGGTAGAGGACTATGTGATGCCCCTTTTCTAAGGAAGACGCCATAGCCTTTTCAAAGGTAGCAGCCAGAGGAGTGGACCCTAGCCTTGTCTCTGGCAGCACCTCTGCAGCCTCTTCCGCCATCCAGTGTCCATTCCCCACCTGGAAGTGAGGTTTTGGGTTCCGATCCCCTTGATagattcccttccttcccctgagCATCCTGACCCTATCAGCCTATCCCATCTCATGCCCACCCCAGGTACTCAGACACTGACAGGAATTTGTGGTGACCTCAGCGTCAGGTGGCACGTTAGGCACCAAGTGTGGACTTGCCAGTCTCCTGACTCCACTGTTAGATCATTTTCCTTGGGAGGGTAATGGGCAgaacacagtgtgtgtgtgtgtctgtggggaggggggcggggcggggcgcggccGGGAGACGGGGTAGCAAAAAGAACCGTGAAGAAAACACGCCTGCCCCCTTCGGCCTTTTCCCCCCTCCGCCGCATTTTTCCATCTCCCCTTGAGTGAGTGGATGCCCCGTTGCCTTTTCTCAGCTTTGCGCGACGTGGTCCCACAGCCGTTGCCTTTTTAAGAGAGGCCCGGCCCATGCggagggggtggggcagaggcGGAGTCTGACGAGCTGGGGAAGGAACAAAGCGAGGCCTGCGGGCGGCGGCTGGGCTCCGGCGGGGCCGCGGGGTGCGGGGCTTGCGGGCGGCGGCCCGGGTGGAGCGTTGGAGGGAAGGAGGTGGCATCGCGTCCGCGCCGGCCGCGGCCATGAACGGGCTGCCCTCGGCAGAGGCGCCGGGCGGGGCGGGCTGCGCCTTGGCCGGGCTCCCACCGCTGCCGCGCGGCCTCAGCGGCCTCCTTAATGCGAGCGGGGGCTCGTGGCGGGAGCTGGAGCGCGTCTACAGCCAGCGCAGCCGCATCCACGACGAGCTGAGCCGCGCCGCCCGTGCCCCGGACGGGCCCCGCCACGCCGCCAACGCGGGACCCGCAGCCGGCCCGCGTCGTCCTGTCAACCTCGACTCAGCGCTGGCCGCGCTGCGCAAGGAGATGGTGAGTGGGTGGGCGCCGGGCCAGCTGGGCGGGGGGCTGACGCGGAACGCAGGGGACCGGGACAGGCGGCCTGGGTCTCAGAGGACTTGCAGGCACCAGTTGGGTTCCAAGGGTTATGGTAACAGTAATTAGTGATAGTTACCAATTATGGCAGTAGTTaccatatattttcaaatgttttgctGATGTTACTTCATTTCATCCTGCTAAATGGATAACCCCATTTTTTGGGTGAGGGTCATGACTAAAGTTGCATAGCTTGCAGGTGGTGCCTGATGTCCACAAAAACTTTGTTTAGGAGGGTGCGGGGAAGATGGGCTGGGGCCCACTATTCCAGGGGGCAGggcggggctgggctggggtggcCTGGACCCCAACTCCAGCCCACCCTCAGTTGTCTACAGGTGGGGCTTCGGCAGTTGGACATGTCCCTGTTGTGCCAGCTGTGGGGCCTGTACGAGTCAATCCAGGACTACAAACACCTGTGCCAAGACCTGAGCTTCTGCCAGGACCTGTCATCCTCCCTCCATTCGGACAGCTCCTACCCACCGGATGCGGGCCTGTCTGACGACGAGGAGCCTCCCGATGCCAGCCTGC containing:
- the ZNRD2 gene encoding protein ZNRD2; amino-acid sequence: MEGAEPPRRALRLDVTSCEPGGDNGNMALNGAEVDDFSWEPPTEAETKVLQARRERQDRISRLMGDYLLRGYRMLGETCADCGTILLQDKQRKIYCVACQELDSDVDKDNPALNAQAALSQAREHQLASASELPLGSRPAPQPPVPRPEHCEGAAAGLKAAQGPPAPAVPPNTDVIACTQTALLQKLTWASAELGCSTSLETSIQLCGLIRACAEALRSLQQLQH
- the FAM89B gene encoding leucine repeat adapter protein 25 isoform X2 — its product is MNGLPSAEAPGGAGCALAGLPPLPRGLSGLLNASGGSWRELERVYSQRSRIHDELSRAARAPDGPRHAANAGPAAGPRRPVNLDSALAALRKEMLSTGGASAVGHVPVVPAVGPVRVNPGLQTPVPRPELLPGPVILPPFGQLLPTGCGPV
- the FAM89B gene encoding leucine repeat adapter protein 25 isoform X1; protein product: MNGLPSAEAPGGAGCALAGLPPLPRGLSGLLNASGGSWRELERVYSQRSRIHDELSRAARAPDGPRHAANAGPAAGPRRPVNLDSALAALRKEMVGLRQLDMSLLCQLWGLYESIQDYKHLCQDLSFCQDLSSSLHSDSSYPPDAGLSDDEEPPDASLPPDPPPLTVPQTHNARDQWLQDAFHISL